The region tatatatatatatatatatacacatgtacTTCTAGGTGACATGGACTTAAACCACACTACTGATAGTCGTCAAATGGGTTGGAATGTTACATTCACCTCCTTAAGGACTGATGTCCCAACAGCTCACCATTTACACAGTATAGGCCTAGAACCCCACCAGAGCCCAAATCATATGCATTATAAACACAGAGATTTATGCTTTGATATCAATTATAACACTCCTTTAAAAATCCGTATCTGTCTGCTCTACACATTGAGCAGACTCATTCACATAATATCTTGTTTACACTTTTGTTCTCGTTTCATATAAAAGGGTTAACCTGAAGATATATGGTTAGAGCACCTAGGCTTATAAGcaattttcttgaaaaaaggCTTATAAGCAATCCCCTCACCCACCCAAGATACTACTACACATTCATTTATGGGTCACATGTGCCTAAACCACactaaattttcatatatttcctTCACGAATAACATTGaggtaataaaattttaataagaaaaattagTACTCGAGGTACATAGAGCATAGAGCTAGAGTGTAACGAGTTTCTATGCTTGAAATGTGGCATATTTACGTCCTATTTCCAGGACGGTGAAAAGCTCCAACAAATCTATATGCAAGACAAGAACTTTTTTGTCAAGAAAAATGagtacaatatatttttaaccaaactatagtaaaaacaaaattttaaacaatgtACCACAGATCTTTCATGTCAAATTGTACCACACTTCTAAAGATTTAACATTAAGTTTGTCAATTACTagcattttttctatgtgTTGCAAtagagttttattaataacatATCATTGATATGTTAttgctatttttctttttgcattaTATCATCCAATAATTattgcatatatttgttactaaTACGTGGGTCCATTGGTCCCACCACCGTTTTTTCTTACCAAAACGAAGCCAGTGAAAATGGTTTACATGTGAATCAAATAGAGTCCTTGGTATGGTGGGTGATAGATTCACCAATTATCCCCTATGTTTTCCCTCCAAAAGTAGAACAtaggaatatttttttgttgttttcttttaacgCATTCCTTTGAAACGAATGTTGCTACATTATCCATTCCAATGGATTTCATATTCCTATTTTTTCCCTTGCACAAACGAACACGCCTTAATATTGAGTATCACACAACTACAATTAGTAataacattataaaaaaaactgatttaGTATACCAAATCcatcataaaaatacaaaatttatagccCAATATATCACTAAGTTCAGGTATTTACCCTCTAAAATCTATTGTTTTTCGTAACATTTTTATTACCCATGTAGTTTACGATACTCTGCCTTACGTAGCtatatgataaatttgtaatatTGTGATATAGTATCTTTTTTTACAACttgtcaaaatatatatagtttttgttaaatttactcaaaataaaagtattgAGTTTATGGTTGTGCATCCACGGGTTCAACCGATTCAACAACTTAGCCCAATCATACTACTTCATAAACCGTTTTTATATGTGCGGTGGGAGTGTCAGCCGAAAATAGAGCATCTTCACATGCGGCTAGACACCCCATCCACCAtctgcaaaaatatatttttttataagtggTCTGTACCATGCACTGCCTGTAAATATGGATATTTCTAGGTGGTGCATAAAGAGCACAGtttgtaataatattttttcacgataaaaatattctaaaaaatcctaaaaagttttaaaataatcacCTAATTGCTCCATCCAACGTCGGTCATCGGTTCGCTGTCGCCATCGACGGTGTCATCGCTTTCTTCGCCACCTCCGCCAGATCGGCGTAGCCGGATCCGGCTGTGTTGTCGTCGCTAGGTTCAACCGGTTTGAGTTGGTTCGGTTCGCTAGGTTCAACCGGTCTGAAACTCTCGACTTTGAACCCAGCCCATGAAACAGGCCTAACCGAGCTGAAGTTTagccgagccaagccgagGCATGGAGACGGTAAACAAGAGACGAAAGAAAATCCACGATAACCACTGATCGCCCTATCCAAAATTACACCAACGCCCCTCATATCTCGGTGAAATCCTCTCCCACTCCACCCAGCCCTCTACTCTATAaagccctcctcctccccgtcctcctcgcctcctccaAGGGCCAAAGGTATCTCATCAGTCGCTTGCATCCATCCAAGAAGAAGGCCAGGAACGACGtcgagtcgtcgtcgtcgacgacgacgacgctgctgctgccgcgcaTACGCCTGGTAATACGTTCACGGAACCAATcgaacgcacgcacgcacgaacGGCCACCCACGGTCGGCAGATGGGGCTCCTCGACCAGCTCTGGGACGAGACGGTGGCCGGCCCGCTGCCGGACTCCGGCCTCGGCAAGCTCCGCAAGTACTCCTCCTTCTcgccctcgtcgtcctcccccgctgccgctgccgccgcggcggctgaggcgccggcgtcgtcggtgACCCGCAGCATCACCATcgtccggccgccgtcgctctccgtcccgtcgccgcgcggcggcgagcacagCTCCTCCGTGCCATCCTCCCCGGCCAGCGCGCCGGACTCCCCGTTCGCATCCGGTAGGGCTCCTACGTTTCATTTCTtggcgcccccccccccccccctgtgTCTCACCCCCTTCCTCCCGATGGGAAGAAAAACGTATCCTTTTCCTGCTTTTCTTCCTCTGGATCGGTGCGCGTAGTAGGCGCTCAGCTTTCGCACTGTGCAACTCTAGATCTGCGTCGTGGTTGGGGGATTGGATCCCGATGCGACGAGAGCCCATGGTTGCGTGTCAATCTGGTGATGTTTCCATGAAAAtgggagagaaaaaatgtCATACAAATGGCTGCTTTATGCTTTTTATGCCTTGTGCCTTGAGTGCGGCTGATGCAGTTACCAGATCTACAGACATTTTCTTTCCGTGGAGTTTAATTATCCGCTCTTGTTTGATGCTATCTGTTCAGCTTGATTAAGAAATGGTGGATCGAGTGTGATGATCCAGTACAGGATTAACTAGTCTGATATTACTACAGGGTTAATAAAATTCAGGAAGAAAGTAACGGAACTGTTGCATGTGCCTGACgtatctgaaatttttttgatgcAGCCACTACGCCCAAGGGGGACAGCTGGAGGAGGCTTCGCCGGAAACCCAGgacggccgacgccgccgtgccggAGGCCGCTGCCACCGTCGGGCCGAGAAGCCCCACCGTCTACGATTGGTGCGCAcgcttcctctctctcactctcgcTGCAATCTTCTTGCTGCTTGTTCATCATCATAGCTGAATGGTCAGCAACAAGGTTACAGCTCGCCCATGGCTGCCTCTGATCTAACCTTGTGTGATTGCAGGGTGGTCATCAGTTCACTGGACCGATGAACTAGCACGATCCAGCCTGAGATGTAATAATCAATCGAGCAGGGGACGATATGTATGGCAAaggaagctagctagctaacgtGCCTGAGGCTTCACGCATCCGTTGTGTTTCATCTGTACCTGTGGCTGCGTCCTGTGTGTAGTGAGGTGGTCTCCGGCGTGCagtgttcctttttttcctatgtAGCAAAGCGCCAGATCACTGTAAAAATATGCAGTAGTAATAGTGTTAGTGGAGTCATAGGTGATCTAGCTAGAGAGATGTCAATCCACTTGGGGATGTAACACGAGTGCTCGCTCTGTTCTTGTATCATCCTCTGTAATTAAGAAAATGCAAAGCATATGTCTTTGCTTCTCTCGTTTGCTCGAGTAAATCTTGCTTCTACATGAATGGCCACTCGTGTAATGTTTTCATGCTAGTAAGATTCATATGCCTGGTGATACTTGCTGGATAAAAGATTCTGCAATGTAAAGTGGGGTTCCATTTTGTCTTCATCTGTCTGAACTATGAACAATATATCCCTGGTTCTATTTTGATTTCTCTAAAGACCTGAATCCAATGATTCCCAGGTGGGTAACGCTCCCTTGGATCTATGCACAGTCCATGGAACTACTCAACTTGCAAGTCCATGGAACTACTttgctaaaagaaaaaagtgaaTGTACCAGGATCCGAATGGGATGGGTGCCTTTGTGGACTGTACTAGTAGAATCGTTATACCATCTGCATAAACGATGCTCGATGATCTTATTCTCTCTCGTGGGAATCCATCGgactaaaaaaatagcaaGAAAGCGAAGTTATCTTTGCCACTGATCATATATTCATGAGGTCAAATCAAATCGATAGGTTCGTcttgaaaagagaaaaaataacgATACGGGAGAGGTCAGCATTCAGGAAGACGAAGTAGCCATGGATAGGATAATAGGAAACAGAATAGACAACGGATTAGTAAAGCATCATGCTATGTTGCTTGTTCTTCAGAAATAGCCATGGATAGGATCGTAGGAAACAGAATAGACAATGGACCAAccaggtgaaaaaaaaacaaaaaatgatggCACCCTCCATCCGTACAAACCAGGATGAGTTTGCTCAAAGTAATACatatggaggaaaaaaaacagatcgaATAATGTTTTCCTAACTACGGAATTTAGATTTCCGTTGACACGGTTTTTGAACTCATAAACGGTTCtttttgtgcaaaaattttctatgtaaaagcTCTGCATTTGAcctttcaaaaatatttttttaattttgtagtaaTTAATTCAGTCATTTATACCCTAAATaactatgacaaaaaaatctaaaaatgttCCAGTTGATAGAAGAACACCGCCTAACGGAACCTGTTGAGCTGGAGACCTAATCCTCCGATTAGTTTGGGATTTATCTCTATCGGCTTGAGAGAGCACTGAATCCACTCTTGATTCCATGTGGACGTACGCTTTTGCATCGAACCAATTCTAGCTCTTGGAACATTCCATGTGAGAGGTAGGCTGACTTTTGCATCGAACCAATTCTAGCTCTTGGAACATTCCATGTGAGAGGTAGGATCGTGCAGCCTGCAGCCTCAAGGAAAGGTTGGTGCCGGATGATCCCTGTAGGCAAACCTGGCGTACCAATCAGGGGCAGAGCTCCCTTGTGCAAGGGGTTCTCACAAACCTGGTCGAATTTGTTAGCtagagtttatttatttttattatttatatatatatatatatgtctctcttaatttaaaattcaacacTTACGATGatctaaggccgcgttcggtggTGGAGGATGctagttaacttacccggcgcggaaaacggagtaatagattagtacatgattaattaattattaattattaaaaaatatgaaatatattaatatgattttttaaaacaacttttctatagaaaatttttttaaaaagtacgccgtttagcagtttgtaaagcgtgcgcacgaaaaacgaAAGAGGGCTACGTTAACTTAGCTGTttggccgaacacggcctaagtttgattcaaaatattagaaaataagtAAGTGACACCCTATATATTTAATCCTAGCTCTGTCTCTGCATACCATCATGTCTCACGCTCTCTCGTGCCGCCCATGTTCGTGTTGCCAAAAGAACCTGTTTCTTGACGTATTGTTTCGATCAGGACGGACGACATGAACCGGTCTTCATCAACTATTTGATCAGCCGAAATTGTTCACGTATCCAGCATGCGTCGTTTTGACTGCTACAGCTAGCAGTGAGGTCCGTCAGGCGATGGATCATGCTGCATGGGGGGCAGCAGTGAAGGGTTAGTTGGGATGCATGGCGTGAAGTTTCTTGGGTTGCTGGCTAGTTGCAACTTTGGAACCTCTCTGATCTCTAGTATCAGTGTAACATGTCAGGATGGTGGCCTGGGATGCTATAAGATATTAAATGTTACTTCTTGTGAGCATCAGAGGGGACGTAGCTCATATGGTAGAGCGCTCGCTTCGCATGCGAGAGGCACGGGGTTCGATTCCCCGCGTCTCCATTTTTTTGCGGAAAGAAATGTTAGAACATTGATACTCAAGCCCCgttcagttttaaaaaattttctcaaaaacatcacaaattaattgtacaattatgtaagaaatcgtgagacgattCTTTTGAGAATAATTAGtcgtgctacagtaacctacatgcgctaatgatggattaatttggctcaaaagatttatctcacagTTTTTAGCCGAGTCGTGatattcgttttttcattcacctCTAAAATCCCTTTCtaacatccagtcaaacgtctAATATGATATCCagaaattttcatttctacACCCCCTTATATGATCGTCTGCAACGAAAGAATTTGACCTCCATCTTTCTAGGTGCCGTACGTTGTCATTCTCCACTCAATTCGGTTCTTCTGCGCCACATGGGTTCGGCAGCGAGAAGCCCGGGTGCTGACCACCCGGTCACGCAGGTCAGCTAGCACTAGCCGTAGGAAAGAAGGAAACAACACTGGCAGAAGTACAGAACCAGTTTTCCTCTTGGAAGAGCACACAAATATCCCTCCGTGCATTGCTTGGATTGGCAAGCCGCATCTGGGCCACGAAAGCAAAAAAGGCCTCTGTTTGTGCTCTCAGGACCCGCCCCGTCCCACGCGAAGCATCATCCATCATCACACAGGCCGGCACCCCGGTTCCACTCCAGCTACTCACATTTCGCCCCGCCTTGCAGCCGGCCGATCGATCCGCAGCCCGAGACCGACGCGACGCCACCCCGAGAAAACCCAATCGCACCGTCGGTCACGCCGAAGGCCAGGCCGACGCAGGCCACGGCCCACGTGATGACGGATCCAGCGGCGAAACACGCGAAAATTCCGGAATTTCTAAGTCCTGAAGCTTCTGCGGAGGCTGTAGgaacccccctcccccccgccccccccccccccccagtgGACACCCTACATGATTCTGGTTTGTAGAGTCGGCCATTGATCAACCTAATCCAACATCGTTGGATGTCCTCTCACTTCAACGGCAAACACCGAAACTATTCCCTCTTAGGTTTTTTAATCATGAGTTAATTgcttgaatattttttttttcaaaaatatatcaatccaACTTTTGTGTGGCTAGGATTTTATAGAAGTTTCGTGTCGCATACTTGTCAAGTATGCCTATCTGAGTCTATTCGCCTCTACCTCTTGACCCCCACAACTATAACTCGCACCTCCACATTGCTTCACAAACATATAACTAATGCCATGTCGTGATCCCTCTTGGCCTCCACCCTCTTATTCCACCTCATCCTAATTACACCCTCCCCGTCACCTCCTAGAGTCATTCCGCTGCCGTATCTTCAACTCCGTCTCATTTCCCTTTACCCTGTCTCTTCTTCCTTAACTTTGGTGGCTCACACTGCTCGATCTTCTGCCCTTAAGTTCTAATCTCTCCACCATTATTTTTAAGTCTGACGCCTACTTCATCTGCCTCCTAACTACTATTACAAATCTCGTCTGACCTCGAGCCCCATCCATCTCAGTAACCCCCATCGGTCTTCCACCACTctaaaaatccctctaaagccAACCACACCATCCTCGTGCCGCCTCAACCTAAAACTTTAATCTAGCAAAGCCTAGTAGAGTTTGGTGTTGTCGGCGCTATGGTTTATCGTAAGTCATCGCTGATGTCTCTAGTGAGTTGTCCCTCGACAtgtctctttctctttctcatgCCTTCCCTTGGCTAGAGGCACAAGATAAAATGTTCCACCTCATAGCaacaaaactatttttctaCATCTTTGTTTGAGTTTacaaaagagtttttttttctctccttttataATGCGACATAAGCTATTATTATGACTAGTAATATATCTGTAAATCTATTATTATGACTAGTAATATATCAGTGCATTACAATAGAACCATATAATTGATAATTGATTGTCCAAGTGCACATACCTACAATAGAATCATTGTTATGTTTCTGGTTTTTGTGGAAGCCGATGGTTTTGGTGTGACGTGGGATGGGGAGGAAGCGGTGATTTTTGCGAGACATGAAGTGGGAAAGAGGGCATAGACTCCGCTTTTAAGCAGTAGAGATGTTAATGGATCAGTTTCTCACTGAACCTTCGAAGTTATCATTTATCAAAGTACTGCTTGAGTTAGATgagatttgtttcagtccaataaaaaataataaaaagtagctcgaggtaccggtacctcgcggtaccaaatcatttctgatcgctggatctaacagtgcactaTAAGATCAAGAGTGATCTACATGCTTTTATGATGaacaaattggtggtttgcgagataaatgtttttgtgaaaattgaccgggcggtcagaccgcaggtataTGGGCGGTCAGACCAGCAGGTCAGCCCCGAAAGTTTCAGCTTTCGGTTTTCTTTTCGGTTTCGGATTTGTTCTTCgtgaattcgacttctagttggtttctatacgtatgggtactgttgttttgctaatcatgggtCAAGTTAGAGATAGCTTGGTCTcggaatatggtttctttgtttgattcatgtgtaggtgacttgatgcctcgggagagtgttgccggtgatggatcgggagtcaacttggagataagTTGACGTCCGGCGGTCGAGATATCATGCGGGATACTTAGGCTAGAGTTATATGcacgtggtggtgaagattccatgtggcatacgatggagatattgtgtgcgtatGGGATATGGAAGTTGAGTTCGGATAGAGTTTggatttgagaagatttgttgtattagagatagagatatggttagttacGGATAAGGATTGGTTTTCCACGAGATTGGAGTCCTAATTCGTGCTAGATACGTGGGCCTTGCTTACCCATgtcgaggttataaataggtaccgaggggtatgcccccggagAGCTTTTTTGTGCCGTTTGAGAGAAAAAGTTAGGGTTTCGACTCTATTTCTATTTTAGATCAAAAGTTTTGGTTAGGAGtgctttctatgcactttgtaaacactggttgatcaataaaagtcgagagattcaatctacatcttgaagcTTTGTCGATTGGCGTTTTTTCAGGATCTCGACGGTCTAACCGCAGGTAGGCTGGCGGTCTGATAGGCTACACAACGTCAGTCTGACCGAGGTTATGTGAGTGGCCTGACCGGCCACATAAtggccggtctgaccggtggTACATTCGCAGGGCGACCGGAGGGTTCGGTAAGgcttttgtgaaggtaatcttttgtttccgtgaaaagatttggttttttgatctagctaccattcaccccctctgATAGTTTTTTTACTCTGTTgtgatcctacaagtggtatcagagcctcgtttTCTTCTTTGGATTTTAACCGATCTAGAGATTTTTCTTGGATTGTAACCGATTTAGAGTTTTCTTGCCATGGCTCACAAATTCACAACAAAGCCTCATGTTTTTGATGGATTGAATTTTCCTTATTGGTGTGATAAGATgcaatcttatattatggctGAAGATTATGATGTTTGACAAGAAGTTGCTCAGCCATATGAGATTCCTGAACAGATTAATACTCCTGCTTTGAAAATCGAGTTTAGCAATAATTGCAAAGCTCGAAATGTTTTATTGAGTGGGATTTCTCGTTCGGATTTTGATCGTGTTTCACATCTTAAAACTGCTAATGAGATTTGGAAtgctttgaaaaatttttatcaaGGAACAACGAACATAAAGGAACTTCGTCGAGATCTTTTCAAAAAGGATTACattaaatttgagatgaaacctGGAGAAgctttggatgattatcttgctaggtttaataaaa is a window of Oryza brachyantha chromosome 8, ObraRS2, whole genome shotgun sequence DNA encoding:
- the LOC102702401 gene encoding dormancy-associated protein homolog 3 encodes the protein MGLLDQLWDETVAGPLPDSGLGKLRKYSSFSPSSSSPAAAAAAAAEAPASSVTRSITIVRPPSLSVPSPRGGEHSSSVPSSPASAPDSPFASATTPKGDSWRRLRRKPRTADAAVPEAAATVGPRSPTVYDWVVISSLDR